A single genomic interval of Corylus avellana chromosome ca10, CavTom2PMs-1.0 harbors:
- the LOC132164466 gene encoding molybdopterin biosynthesis protein CNX1-like, which yields MLSRAAAGIRGSSLIINMPGNPNAVSECMEALLPALKHALKQIKGDKREKHPRHVPHAQAAAVDVWEQSYKSASAGGKEPGCSC from the exons ATGCTCTCACGTGCTGCAGCAGGAATACGGGGATCATCATTG ATCATCAACATGCCTGGGAATCCAAATGCTGTTTCTGAGTGCATGGAGGCTTTGTTGCCTGCCCTTAAGCACGCATTAAAGCAGATAAAGGGggacaagagagaaaaacatCCTCGGCATGTCCCTCATGCACAAGCTGCCGCTGTTGATGTGTGGGAGCAAAGTTATAAGTCGGCCTCTGCTGGTGGCAAAGAACCTGGTTGTTCTTGTTAG